In Dermacentor variabilis isolate Ectoservices chromosome 7, ASM5094787v1, whole genome shotgun sequence, a genomic segment contains:
- the LOC142588895 gene encoding uncharacterized protein LOC142588895, translating into MDDILILDRLHQGLSATPTPLPLPDLVTSCRGVGHSSTQTEQTPYGASPCRDGAKVVGRRLRYLSDTLDSAPRKQHKTGEVVIHDWLTVFLATCMSSVVTWWKSSV; encoded by the exons ATGGATGATATCCTCATTTTGGACCGTCTCCACCAAG GCTTGTCGGCCACTCCTACGCCCTTGCCCCTTCCCGACTTGGTGACATCGTGTCGAGGGGTGGGCCACTCCTCGACACAAACCGAGCAGACGCCCTACGGTGCGAGCCCCTGTCGAGACGGAGCGAAGGTTGTGGGTCGAAGACTCCGGTATCTCTCAGATACGCTGGACAGTGCACCG agAAAGCAGCACAAGACCGGAGAAGTAGTTATTCACGACTGGCTCACGGTCTTCTTGGCGACGTGCATGAGCTCAGTGGTCACGTGGTGGAAGAGCTCGGTGTGA